GTGCTGTGGAGCTTGCTCATGAAACACGGCATTTGGTATCCGGTGAATCTCCTGGCGGCGATGGGTTATCCGAACCCCGGCGAATTGTCGATCGAACAGTTGGAAAGCTTTCATCCCACCTGGCTGGCTTTCGGCGTCGCCGTACATCTCGCGTTGACGATCTCCTTCGGTTTGGCGTTCGCGTTGGTGTTGCCGCGAATGCCGTCCATTCCCGGGCCGATTGCTTGGGGCGGACTACTCATGCCGCTCTTATGGACCGCCTCCAGCTACGGTTTGATGGGGGTCGTGAATCCCGTGTTGCAGCAGCGTGTCGATTGGGCGTGGTTCGTGGTATCGCAATTCGTATTCGGCGTCGTCGCGGCGATCGTCGTGGTCCGGAGCGAAGAGGTTCACATTCCGCCGGCAGGACGAGGTGCCGAGCGGACCGATTACATCGCTAGTGATCCCGAGGCGCAAGCGTGACCGCTTCCCACGAACGACGATCGCGATGGTTCGCCAAGGCACCACTAGCGTGTGCGCTTGCGGCTCTACTTTCGCTAGCGCTCGCAGGCTGTGAATTTCCAGGCCAACCCGATCCGGCCGATCGACCGATTCCGGAAGATCAACAACTCGATTTCGGCTTACTCTTTCAGCGTAACTGCGCGGGCTGCCACGGCGCCGAAGGCAAACTGGGGCCGGCACCGCCGCTGAACGACGAGCTCTTCCTCACGATCATCCCCGACGCCGATTTACTTTCCTTAATTCGTAGCGGCCACAAGGGGACGCCGATGCCTGCGTTCGCACAAGCCAACGGCGGCCCCCTTACCGAAGCTCAGGTGTCGGCACTCGCGACCGGCTTGAAGCAACGGTGGAAGCCTGCATCCCCCACCTCCGCAATGCCGACGACAAGCGTGCTACCTCCATATCGCTCGCCTCTTGCCGAAGCCGGAATAACCAAGAAAGGCGATCCGGTGCGCGGGGCGCAACTTTTTGCGAA
This Planctomycetia bacterium DNA region includes the following protein-coding sequences:
- a CDS encoding c-type cytochrome; protein product: MTASHERRSRWFAKAPLACALAALLSLALAGCEFPGQPDPADRPIPEDQQLDFGLLFQRNCAGCHGAEGKLGPAPPLNDELFLTIIPDADLLSLIRSGHKGTPMPAFAQANGGPLTEAQVSALATGLKQRWKPASPTSAMPTTSVLPPYRSPLAEAGITKKGDPVRGAQLFAKACAECHGADGKDVDLTIHDPDFLTLLSDQVLRRIVITGRSDLGMPSYAGTEGRSDDFQPLTSTDIDDVVALLAAWRRGPLSKSELK